Proteins encoded by one window of Anas platyrhynchos isolate ZD024472 breed Pekin duck chromosome 14, IASCAAS_PekinDuck_T2T, whole genome shotgun sequence:
- the PPARGC1B gene encoding peroxisome proliferator-activated receptor gamma coactivator 1-beta isoform X2: MAEPGPDCGALLDEALSSFVFNYLADSQYEVSGEEHLYSDFPEIDLSQLDASDLDSASCFSELQWCAEHSETESSQYSTDDSELFQIIDSENEALLAALTETLDDIQGADVGLAAFRALEEGDMLNHAYTSPAPSPKPAAPVLGGPPLAPEVDELSLLKKLLLSPSHAPPSCEAQRDGSARRPGTPKSRPSRPCTKVEAPRDRRASIPQVQSRSCTELHRHLTSAAPWTQTSALRAPEECPGGRHHSAAGNCAHHEDDSDSSEDSLSSGDAVTSPSSAEDGAGSWFSCDGEINTVVELIRYMHTYCLPPRKLPAHDATDAKPQPCSSPFKRAKPDCPPQPGHPGGAESKPGCAWQAAGGCKKPAASFSILKELLARDLLCDVSKPYRLGKPVYASLAQLPAASCPAVLVQEGVDTGGTCKSRAKVVPEKAEPRQSLGAEVKAPQEPGSLEEEAGKHVGAPAVSTGKAARLPERTIYAVRRSKRLNPELGHWLSFLDEPPLEPSVPREAPASREPTLCPSPEAFSTEEPVAEVEVGGTEEGDVGSMAPPPEPQPLVLESPGGSEEGEGAESQRCAPWQQAETPRCLMLSLAQTDPTFGKRNFEPMLTVELCGTAGLTPPTTPPYKPAEEDLYKPDIPQEAGNEDNMAPSPGAGSTGDTGASQKALKKQPERTELLAHLSRAAEQPGMLKRPFSCSFGDHDYCQVLKPEATLQRKVLKSWEPPGQTEMEHKRRVPDTHYQGLDLSSKEAGGEMVWKDGVKQLRDQEIRASLTKHFGFLDSALDSKDMAFCKTPEYDTVFDDSCSESGSPVEEEEEEDEEEEEHCDSPLDTKLCLRRNPLSRTSLHYCSRSRSSSGSSCCRSRSPTSRRTFRCENGEQCQGGSGSRGQLEKKREKAIGG; this comes from the exons TATGAGGTGTCTGGCGAGGAGCACCTCTACTCTGACTTCCCCGAGATCGATTTGTCCCAGCTGGATGCCAGCGACTTGGACTCCGCCAGCTGCTTCAGCGAGTTGCAGTGGTGCGCGGAGCACTCAGAGACCGAGTCCAGCCAGTACAGCACCGATGACTCCGAGCTCTTCCAG ATAATAGACAGCGAGAATGAAGCGCTGCTGGCGGCCCTCACCGAGACTTTGGATGATATTCAGGGAGCTGACGTGGGCCTGGCTGCCTTCCGAGCTCTGGAAGAGGGGGACATGCTCAACCATGCCTACACCTCGCCTGCCCCTTCCCCCAAACCCGCCGCCCCGGTCTTGGGGGGGCCACCCCTGGCCCCCGAGGTTGATGAGCTGTCTCTA CTGAAGAAGTTGCTCCTCTCTCCGTCACATGCGCCTCCCAGCTGCGAGGCTCAGAGAGACGGGAGCGCCCGGCGCCCGGGGACCCCTAAGTCCCGACCCTCGAGGCCCTGCACAAAG GTGGAGGCTCCCCGGGACCGGAGGGCGAGCATCCCGCAGGTGCAGAGCCGCAGCTGCACTGAGCTGCACCGGCACCTCACCTCAGCGGCCCCCTGGACACAGACCTCAGCCCTCCGCGCACCAGAGGAGTGTCCCGGTGGCCGCCACCACTCTGCCGCGGGCAACTGCGCCCACCACGAGGACGACAGCGACTCCAGCGAGGACTCACTGAGCTCTGGTGATGCCGTGACCTCCCCTTCCTCGGCAGAGGATGGCGCCGGCAGCTGGTTCTCCTGCGACGGGGAGATAAACACGGTGGTGGAGCTCATCCGCTACATGCACACCTACTGCCTGCCGCCACGGAAGCTGCCCGCCCACGATGCCACTGACGCcaagccccagccctgcagcagccccttcAAGAGAGCCAAACCGGACTGTCCCCCGCAGCCGGGACACCCTGGTGGTGCTGAGAGCAAGCCGGGCTGCGCCTGGCAGGCAGCCGGGGGCTGCAAGAAGCCTGCAGCATCCTTCTCCAtcctgaaggagctgctggcacgGGACCTGCTGTGTGATGTGAGCAAGCCCTACCGCCTGGGCAAGCCCGTGTATGCCTCCCTTGCCCAGCTGCCCGCTGCCAGCTGCCCCGCCGTGCTAGTGCAGGAGGGGGTGGACACTGGTGGGACCTGCAAATCCAGAGCCAAAGTGGTGCCAGAGAAAGCGGAGCCAAGGCAGAGCCTCGGGGCCGAGGTGAAGGCTCCACAGGAACCCGGCAGTTTGGAGGAGGAGGCCGGGAAGCACGTGGGCGCCCCAGCTGTGTCCACAGGGAAGGCAGCCCGGCTGCCAGAGAGAACCATTTATGCTGTCCGCCGGTCCAAGAGACTCAATCCCGAGCTGGGCCACTGGCTCTCCTTCCTCGATGAGCCACCGCTCGAGCCCTCTGTGCCCCGGGAAGCCCCAGCCTCCAGGGAGCCCACGCTGTGCCCGTCGCCGGAGGCCTTCTCCACTGAGGAGCCTGTGGCCGAAGTGGAGGTGGGTGGCACGGAGGAGGGAGACGTCGGGAGCATGGCACCGCCACCAGAGCCTCAGCCCCTCGTCCTGGAATCCCCAGGGGGCAGCGAGGAGGGTGAGGGTGCTGAGAGCCAGCGCTGTGCCCCCTGGCAGCAAGCAG AAACACCCCGGTGTCTCATGCTGTCCTTGGCACAAAC TGACCCGACCTTTGGGAAGAGAAACTTTGAGCCAATGCTGACCGTGGAGCTGTGTGGGACAGCAG GTCTCACGCCGCCCACCACTCCGCCGTACAAGCCCGCCGAGGAGGACCTGTACAAGCCAGATATCCCCCAGGAGGCAGGCAACGAGGACAACAtggcccccagccctggggccgGGAGCACAGGGGACACAGGAGCCTCCCAGAAAGCCCTGAAGAAGCAGCCCGAGAGGACAGAGCTCTTGGCCCACCTGAGCCGTGCCGCCGAGCAGCCGGGCATGCTCAAGCGGCCCTTCTCGTGCTCCTTTGGGGACCATGATTACTGCCAGGTGCTGAAGCCGGAGGCCACCCTGCAGAGGAAGGTGCTCAAGTCATGGGAGCCCCCAGGCCAGACAGAGATGGAGCACAAGAGGAGGGTCCCGGACACACACTACCAGGGGCTGGACCTCAGCAGCAAGGAGGCGGGTGGCGAGATGGTGTGGAAGGATGGTGTCAAGCAGCTGCGAGACCAGGAGATCAGAGCCAGTTTAACGAAGCACTTTGGCTTCCTGGACAGTGCTCTCGATAGCAAGGATATGGCCTTCTGCAAGACCCCTGAGTATGACACCGTCTTTGATGACAGTTGCAGTGAGAGCGGCTCcccggtggaggaggaggaggaggaggacgaggaggaggaagagcactGTGACAGCCCATTGGATACCAAGCTGTGCTTGCGGAGAAACCCCCTTTCCAGGACCAGTTTGCATTACTGTTCCCGGAGCAGGTCCAGCTCGGGGTCTTCATGCTGCCGGTCCCGATCCCCCACCAGCAGACGCACCTTCAG GTGTGAGAATGGTGAACAGTGTCAAGGTGGCAGTGGGAGCCGGGGCCAGCTGGAGAAGAAACGGGAAAAGGCCATC GGGGGATAA
- the PPARGC1B gene encoding peroxisome proliferator-activated receptor gamma coactivator 1-beta isoform X1 → MAEPGPDCGALLDEALSSFVFNYLADSQYEVSGEEHLYSDFPEIDLSQLDASDLDSASCFSELQWCAEHSETESSQYSTDDSELFQIIDSENEALLAALTETLDDIQGADVGLAAFRALEEGDMLNHAYTSPAPSPKPAAPVLGGPPLAPEVDELSLLKKLLLSPSHAPPSCEAQRDGSARRPGTPKSRPSRPCTKVEAPRDRRASIPQVQSRSCTELHRHLTSAAPWTQTSALRAPEECPGGRHHSAAGNCAHHEDDSDSSEDSLSSGDAVTSPSSAEDGAGSWFSCDGEINTVVELIRYMHTYCLPPRKLPAHDATDAKPQPCSSPFKRAKPDCPPQPGHPGGAESKPGCAWQAAGGCKKPAASFSILKELLARDLLCDVSKPYRLGKPVYASLAQLPAASCPAVLVQEGVDTGGTCKSRAKVVPEKAEPRQSLGAEVKAPQEPGSLEEEAGKHVGAPAVSTGKAARLPERTIYAVRRSKRLNPELGHWLSFLDEPPLEPSVPREAPASREPTLCPSPEAFSTEEPVAEVEVGGTEEGDVGSMAPPPEPQPLVLESPGGSEEGEGAESQRCAPWQQAETPRCLMLSLAQTDPTFGKRNFEPMLTVELCGTAGLTPPTTPPYKPAEEDLYKPDIPQEAGNEDNMAPSPGAGSTGDTGASQKALKKQPERTELLAHLSRAAEQPGMLKRPFSCSFGDHDYCQVLKPEATLQRKVLKSWEPPGQTEMEHKRRVPDTHYQGLDLSSKEAGGEMVWKDGVKQLRDQEIRASLTKHFGFLDSALDSKDMAFCKTPEYDTVFDDSCSESGSPVEEEEEEDEEEEEHCDSPLDTKLCLRRNPLSRTSLHYCSRSRSSSGSSCCRSRSPTSRRTFRCENGEQCQGGSGSRGQLEKKREKAIGEGRVVYIRNLSSNMSSSELKKRFEVFGEIVECQVLSRTNRGDKYGFITYRYSEHAALSLKNGTSLRKRNEPSFQLSSGGVGHFFWTRYADLDCSAEESSLAPVKSKYETMDFDSLLQEAQLSLHR, encoded by the exons TATGAGGTGTCTGGCGAGGAGCACCTCTACTCTGACTTCCCCGAGATCGATTTGTCCCAGCTGGATGCCAGCGACTTGGACTCCGCCAGCTGCTTCAGCGAGTTGCAGTGGTGCGCGGAGCACTCAGAGACCGAGTCCAGCCAGTACAGCACCGATGACTCCGAGCTCTTCCAG ATAATAGACAGCGAGAATGAAGCGCTGCTGGCGGCCCTCACCGAGACTTTGGATGATATTCAGGGAGCTGACGTGGGCCTGGCTGCCTTCCGAGCTCTGGAAGAGGGGGACATGCTCAACCATGCCTACACCTCGCCTGCCCCTTCCCCCAAACCCGCCGCCCCGGTCTTGGGGGGGCCACCCCTGGCCCCCGAGGTTGATGAGCTGTCTCTA CTGAAGAAGTTGCTCCTCTCTCCGTCACATGCGCCTCCCAGCTGCGAGGCTCAGAGAGACGGGAGCGCCCGGCGCCCGGGGACCCCTAAGTCCCGACCCTCGAGGCCCTGCACAAAG GTGGAGGCTCCCCGGGACCGGAGGGCGAGCATCCCGCAGGTGCAGAGCCGCAGCTGCACTGAGCTGCACCGGCACCTCACCTCAGCGGCCCCCTGGACACAGACCTCAGCCCTCCGCGCACCAGAGGAGTGTCCCGGTGGCCGCCACCACTCTGCCGCGGGCAACTGCGCCCACCACGAGGACGACAGCGACTCCAGCGAGGACTCACTGAGCTCTGGTGATGCCGTGACCTCCCCTTCCTCGGCAGAGGATGGCGCCGGCAGCTGGTTCTCCTGCGACGGGGAGATAAACACGGTGGTGGAGCTCATCCGCTACATGCACACCTACTGCCTGCCGCCACGGAAGCTGCCCGCCCACGATGCCACTGACGCcaagccccagccctgcagcagccccttcAAGAGAGCCAAACCGGACTGTCCCCCGCAGCCGGGACACCCTGGTGGTGCTGAGAGCAAGCCGGGCTGCGCCTGGCAGGCAGCCGGGGGCTGCAAGAAGCCTGCAGCATCCTTCTCCAtcctgaaggagctgctggcacgGGACCTGCTGTGTGATGTGAGCAAGCCCTACCGCCTGGGCAAGCCCGTGTATGCCTCCCTTGCCCAGCTGCCCGCTGCCAGCTGCCCCGCCGTGCTAGTGCAGGAGGGGGTGGACACTGGTGGGACCTGCAAATCCAGAGCCAAAGTGGTGCCAGAGAAAGCGGAGCCAAGGCAGAGCCTCGGGGCCGAGGTGAAGGCTCCACAGGAACCCGGCAGTTTGGAGGAGGAGGCCGGGAAGCACGTGGGCGCCCCAGCTGTGTCCACAGGGAAGGCAGCCCGGCTGCCAGAGAGAACCATTTATGCTGTCCGCCGGTCCAAGAGACTCAATCCCGAGCTGGGCCACTGGCTCTCCTTCCTCGATGAGCCACCGCTCGAGCCCTCTGTGCCCCGGGAAGCCCCAGCCTCCAGGGAGCCCACGCTGTGCCCGTCGCCGGAGGCCTTCTCCACTGAGGAGCCTGTGGCCGAAGTGGAGGTGGGTGGCACGGAGGAGGGAGACGTCGGGAGCATGGCACCGCCACCAGAGCCTCAGCCCCTCGTCCTGGAATCCCCAGGGGGCAGCGAGGAGGGTGAGGGTGCTGAGAGCCAGCGCTGTGCCCCCTGGCAGCAAGCAG AAACACCCCGGTGTCTCATGCTGTCCTTGGCACAAAC TGACCCGACCTTTGGGAAGAGAAACTTTGAGCCAATGCTGACCGTGGAGCTGTGTGGGACAGCAG GTCTCACGCCGCCCACCACTCCGCCGTACAAGCCCGCCGAGGAGGACCTGTACAAGCCAGATATCCCCCAGGAGGCAGGCAACGAGGACAACAtggcccccagccctggggccgGGAGCACAGGGGACACAGGAGCCTCCCAGAAAGCCCTGAAGAAGCAGCCCGAGAGGACAGAGCTCTTGGCCCACCTGAGCCGTGCCGCCGAGCAGCCGGGCATGCTCAAGCGGCCCTTCTCGTGCTCCTTTGGGGACCATGATTACTGCCAGGTGCTGAAGCCGGAGGCCACCCTGCAGAGGAAGGTGCTCAAGTCATGGGAGCCCCCAGGCCAGACAGAGATGGAGCACAAGAGGAGGGTCCCGGACACACACTACCAGGGGCTGGACCTCAGCAGCAAGGAGGCGGGTGGCGAGATGGTGTGGAAGGATGGTGTCAAGCAGCTGCGAGACCAGGAGATCAGAGCCAGTTTAACGAAGCACTTTGGCTTCCTGGACAGTGCTCTCGATAGCAAGGATATGGCCTTCTGCAAGACCCCTGAGTATGACACCGTCTTTGATGACAGTTGCAGTGAGAGCGGCTCcccggtggaggaggaggaggaggaggacgaggaggaggaagagcactGTGACAGCCCATTGGATACCAAGCTGTGCTTGCGGAGAAACCCCCTTTCCAGGACCAGTTTGCATTACTGTTCCCGGAGCAGGTCCAGCTCGGGGTCTTCATGCTGCCGGTCCCGATCCCCCACCAGCAGACGCACCTTCAG GTGTGAGAATGGTGAACAGTGTCAAGGTGGCAGTGGGAGCCGGGGCCAGCTGGAGAAGAAACGGGAAAAGGCCATC GGGGAAGGCCGGGTGGTGTACATCAGGAACCTCTCCAGCAACATGAGCTCCAGCGAGCTGAAGAAACGCTTTGAGGTGTTTGGTGAGATCGTGGAGTGCCAGGTCCTGTCCAGGACTAACAG GGGGGATAAATATGGCTTCATCACCTACCGGTATTCAGAGCACGCTGCCTTATCTCTGAAGAACGGCACCTCACTAAGGAAGAGGAATGAGCCTTCCTTCCAGCTCAGCTCTGGTGGCGTCGGGCACTTCTTCTGGACCAGATACGCTGACTTGG atTGCAGCGCGGAGGAGTCCTCCCTGGCACCGGTGAAAAGCAAGTACGAGACCATGGATTTTGACAGCTTGCTGCAGGAGGCCCAGCTCAGCCTGCATCGGTAA